The following are from one region of the Deltaproteobacteria bacterium genome:
- the trxB gene encoding thioredoxin-disulfide reductase: protein MSDNNYDFVTIGGGPAGLTAAIYAGRGMLKTLVIEKLMVGGQATITHMIDNYPGFPEGVTGPDLMEKFELQAKRFGAEFKFSTVDEIKMDGNMKVLKLGNEEIRAKTVLICTGAEPRRLNVPGETKLTGKGVSYCATCDGAFFRDAVVAVVGGGDSAVKEAIYLTKFASKVYVIHRRDELRAEKITAEQAFANEKIDFVWDSVVEEVKGDHAVKSLQIKNVKDGSASELEVEGAFIYVGMIPNTDFLNGFVELDDGGYIIADHDTHTKVTGVFAAGDVRRKLSRQVATAVGDGATAAMAAEECISGHCFE from the coding sequence ATGTCTGACAACAACTATGATTTTGTAACCATAGGGGGAGGTCCTGCCGGACTGACGGCAGCTATTTATGCCGGGAGAGGCATGCTCAAAACGCTTGTCATTGAAAAGCTGATGGTGGGAGGCCAGGCAACGATTACCCATATGATCGACAACTATCCGGGGTTTCCCGAAGGGGTGACGGGGCCCGACCTGATGGAGAAGTTTGAACTGCAGGCAAAGCGTTTCGGTGCGGAATTCAAATTTTCCACAGTAGATGAAATAAAAATGGATGGAAATATGAAAGTGCTCAAGCTCGGCAATGAAGAGATCAGGGCCAAGACGGTACTGATATGTACCGGCGCCGAGCCGCGGAGACTTAATGTCCCCGGTGAAACAAAGCTCACCGGCAAAGGCGTTTCCTATTGTGCAACCTGTGACGGCGCATTCTTCAGGGACGCTGTTGTGGCTGTTGTGGGCGGAGGGGATTCTGCCGTAAAAGAGGCCATTTATCTTACTAAATTTGCCAGCAAGGTATACGTTATTCACAGGAGAGATGAATTAAGGGCCGAAAAGATTACGGCAGAGCAGGCCTTTGCCAATGAAAAGATCGACTTTGTCTGGGATTCTGTTGTAGAAGAGGTGAAAGGTGATCATGCCGTAAAGTCACTTCAAATAAAAAATGTAAAAGACGGTTCAGCAAGCGAACTTGAAGTGGAAGGCGCCTTCATTTATGTGGGAATGATTCCCAATACAGACTTTTTGAATGGATTTGTCGAACTTGATGACGGCGGTTATATTATCGCCGATCATGATACTCATACCAAGGTTACGGGCGTCTTTGCCGCAGGCGATGTGAGGCGTAAACTTTCAAGACAGGTGGCAACTGCAGTAGGTGATGGCGCCACGGCGGCCATGGCTGCAGAAGAGTGTATATCAGGCCACTGTTTTGAATAA
- a CDS encoding flavin reductase family protein, whose translation MEINFDEQNAGEIYFNMTQTLVPRPIAWILTKNEVGGYNIAPFSYFTAICSDPPLILFSVGKKPDGTPKDTRANILRTGEFIVHIPGTISMEAVNESSATLPAEVSEVEKLGLETTAFGHFSLPRIAGCPVAYACELYEVKEIGPKKQALIFGKIKSLYIDEKIVSTDKKGRLKTDLKKLDPLSRLGADEYASLGEIFKISRPK comes from the coding sequence ATGGAAATTAACTTTGACGAGCAAAATGCCGGTGAGATCTATTTCAATATGACCCAAACACTGGTACCGAGACCTATTGCCTGGATTTTGACGAAAAACGAGGTGGGCGGCTATAACATTGCCCCTTTTTCCTACTTTACCGCCATTTGCAGTGATCCCCCTCTTATCCTTTTTTCCGTCGGGAAAAAACCTGACGGCACGCCAAAAGACACAAGAGCAAACATACTTCGTACAGGCGAGTTTATCGTCCACATACCGGGGACCATTTCCATGGAGGCAGTCAATGAAAGCTCGGCAACTCTGCCGGCAGAGGTATCTGAAGTTGAAAAACTGGGACTTGAGACCACTGCTTTCGGCCATTTTAGTTTACCCAGAATAGCCGGGTGCCCTGTTGCCTATGCCTGTGAGTTGTATGAAGTAAAAGAGATAGGCCCCAAAAAACAGGCCCTCATTTTTGGAAAGATCAAGTCCCTCTACATAGATGAAAAAATTGTCTCTACCGATAAAAAGGGAAGATTAAAAACAGACCTTAAAAAACTTGATCCGCTTTCAAGGCTCGGCGCTGATGAGTACGCCTCACTGGGTGAAATCTTTAAAATTTCAAGGCCAAAATAA
- the serB gene encoding phosphoserine phosphatase SerB has protein sequence MSRDNMAVLITAKGEDAPGITATLTKIIADAGTEILDIEQVVIHNILTLSILIDVKEEEKKPLLKDLLYKAQEMNISLDFRLVSEKDSIVNPPAEHQCVITCLGDYITSEVMATVTAELFEKGFNIEKIGKLARGNLHCLEITVSSDHPIHIKELTAFFLDISHETGVDIAVQKESIYRRSKRLVVMDMDSTLIQVEVIDELATHAGVGDKVKEITERAMNGEIDFNESLRERVALLAGLADDALEKVYQSLPLTPGAENLIRVLKKLGYKTAVISGGFDFFTSRLKEALGLDYAFSNSLEIENGKLTGKVLGEIVDGLRKAEILEEIASAEAVSLDQVIAIGDGANDLPMLGKAGLGIAFNAKKTVREAANYSISQKSLDSILYLLGIKENEMLEVS, from the coding sequence ATGAGCAGAGACAATATGGCGGTGCTCATCACCGCAAAAGGAGAGGATGCTCCCGGTATAACGGCAACCCTTACAAAGATAATTGCAGATGCAGGCACTGAGATTTTAGATATAGAACAGGTGGTTATACACAATATACTTACTCTCTCCATTCTTATCGATGTAAAAGAGGAGGAAAAGAAGCCACTCCTCAAAGACCTTCTATACAAGGCGCAGGAGATGAACATCAGTCTCGACTTCAGGCTTGTGAGCGAAAAGGATTCCATCGTTAATCCTCCCGCTGAACACCAATGCGTAATTACCTGTCTCGGCGATTATATTACTTCGGAAGTGATGGCTACCGTTACGGCTGAACTTTTTGAAAAAGGTTTTAATATTGAAAAAATAGGTAAACTGGCCAGGGGAAATCTGCACTGCCTCGAGATTACGGTAAGCTCTGACCATCCGATTCATATAAAGGAACTAACAGCATTTTTTCTTGATATCAGCCATGAAACGGGTGTTGATATAGCCGTCCAAAAAGAGAGCATATACCGGCGTTCCAAGCGCCTCGTTGTTATGGATATGGATTCGACTCTCATCCAGGTGGAAGTTATCGATGAACTGGCGACGCATGCCGGGGTGGGAGATAAGGTTAAGGAAATTACGGAAAGGGCCATGAATGGCGAGATTGATTTTAATGAATCTCTAAGAGAAAGAGTTGCCTTGCTGGCAGGCCTTGCCGATGATGCCCTGGAAAAAGTTTATCAGTCTCTTCCTCTTACGCCGGGCGCTGAAAACCTTATCAGGGTACTTAAAAAACTGGGCTACAAGACGGCGGTTATAAGCGGTGGCTTCGATTTTTTTACAAGCAGGCTCAAAGAGGCTCTTGGCCTTGACTACGCCTTTTCAAACAGCCTGGAAATTGAAAATGGGAAACTGACGGGCAAGGTGTTGGGAGAAATTGTTGACGGCCTGAGAAAAGCGGAAATTTTAGAGGAAATTGCTTCTGCTGAAGCTGTTTCCCTGGACCAGGTCATCGCCATAGGGGATGGCGCAAATGACCTGCCCATGCTCGGTAAGGCCGGTCTCGGTATTGCCTTTAACGCCAAAAAGACGGTAAGAGAAGCGGCAAACTACAGTATTTCACAAAAAAGCCTCGATTCAATACTCTATCTTCTCGGTATAAAAGAGAATGAAATGTTGGAAGTATCATAA
- a CDS encoding glycosyltransferase, with product MNVSVVIATLHREEDLRVLLDSFLLQTKSPCEILIIDQSDDENTEKLCMSYERKLPLKYLHSAVKSGTHSRNMGIQKSKGHIVAFLDDDTKLLPDYIEQIEAFYKEFPQAIGGMGKIINYRDFRENLFGKGALPVIYKMAASFFGLNSFRKGFILLKSSRNIECYDSDQTLEAEWLSGLSWYKREIFSEFTFEEKFDKWSFGEDRMLSYRIFKKYPGSLYFYPKAGLYHFESDKNRLPEKNKILRKTVYQYWFSYSSVDKNRFFYWWGNLGEILLHLLNAVIMREPLVNTWYYIKANTKLILNLKKIQAGHLKSIGG from the coding sequence ATGAATGTATCCGTTGTTATAGCAACACTGCACAGAGAAGAAGATCTTCGGGTACTCCTTGATTCCTTTTTGCTTCAAACAAAATCACCCTGTGAAATCCTCATTATAGATCAGTCAGATGATGAGAACACAGAAAAACTGTGTATGTCTTATGAGCGGAAACTACCCCTCAAATACCTTCACAGCGCCGTCAAATCAGGAACCCATAGCAGAAATATGGGAATACAAAAATCGAAGGGCCACATTGTAGCGTTCCTCGATGACGATACAAAGCTGCTGCCTGATTATATTGAACAAATAGAAGCTTTTTATAAGGAATTCCCTCAAGCCATCGGAGGAATGGGCAAAATAATTAATTACAGAGATTTTCGGGAAAATCTCTTCGGAAAGGGCGCATTACCTGTCATATATAAAATGGCTGCCTCTTTTTTTGGATTAAACTCCTTCAGGAAAGGCTTTATCCTGTTAAAATCAAGCAGGAATATCGAATGTTATGATTCAGATCAGACACTTGAGGCAGAATGGCTCTCAGGACTTAGCTGGTATAAAAGAGAAATTTTTTCTGAATTTACCTTTGAAGAGAAATTTGATAAATGGTCCTTTGGAGAAGACAGGATGCTGAGTTACCGTATATTCAAAAAATATCCCGGATCACTCTATTTTTATCCGAAAGCGGGGCTTTATCATTTTGAATCGGACAAGAACAGGCTTCCTGAAAAAAACAAGATCCTTCGCAAGACAGTCTATCAGTATTGGTTTTCATACAGCTCTGTAGATAAAAATCGATTCTTTTACTGGTGGGGCAACCTGGGAGAGATACTATTGCACCTCCTTAATGCTGTGATTATGAGAGAACCTTTAGTCAACACATGGTATTACATTAAAGCCAATACAAAACTTATTCTCAACTTAAAGAAAATTCAAGCTGGTCATCTGAAATCTATAGGGGGATAA
- a CDS encoding glycosyltransferase, with translation MSTIFAEQMSNDRHNTTMNYPVVSIVIPTFNRAHLLGLAINTVLSQTYRNFDLIIVDDASADNTEDIVNSFNDNRIRYCRHEKNRGGSAARNTGIKAARGEYIAFLDDDDEWLPRKLEQQVAKFSESSEKVGLIYCGYACVYQDRVVSEIIPKLKGSIYRETLQSCILGGPTAIVKRECFDKSGFFDEDLKACQDWDLWIRIAKLYDFDFVPEILAKYTLHGNQVSAGLNNRISAREILLDKYKDDLKAFPSVLSHHLQRLGSLYALADKRSEGLKFVRHAIQINPLNWKRYLHFLLLFFSSALYKKLLCRYGVQREGNIILYH, from the coding sequence ATGAGCACTATATTTGCTGAACAAATGTCAAATGACCGTCATAACACCACCATGAACTATCCGGTTGTAAGCATTGTTATCCCAACATTTAACCGTGCCCACCTTTTAGGCCTTGCTATAAACACTGTTCTTAGTCAAACTTATAGAAATTTTGATCTGATTATAGTAGATGATGCCTCGGCAGATAATACGGAAGATATTGTAAACAGTTTTAATGACAATAGAATAAGATATTGTAGGCATGAAAAGAATAGAGGAGGTTCGGCAGCCAGGAATACCGGCATTAAGGCTGCCAGAGGAGAATATATTGCTTTTTTAGATGATGATGATGAGTGGTTACCGAGAAAATTGGAACAGCAGGTAGCAAAATTTTCCGAGTCATCGGAAAAAGTTGGGCTGATTTATTGTGGATACGCTTGTGTGTACCAAGATAGGGTTGTATCAGAAATTATTCCTAAGTTAAAAGGGAGCATTTATCGAGAGACTCTGCAATCTTGTATTTTAGGTGGTCCTACTGCAATCGTTAAAAGGGAATGTTTCGATAAATCTGGATTTTTTGATGAAGATCTTAAAGCTTGCCAGGATTGGGACTTGTGGATCAGAATTGCAAAATTGTATGATTTTGATTTTGTGCCTGAAATACTTGCCAAGTATACTCTCCATGGCAATCAGGTGTCAGCAGGTTTGAATAACCGTATTTCAGCAAGGGAAATACTTTTGGATAAATACAAAGATGATTTGAAAGCATTTCCATCTGTCTTATCTCATCATTTACAGCGGCTCGGTTCTCTCTATGCACTTGCTGACAAGCGTTCTGAAGGACTTAAATTTGTCCGCCATGCAATTCAGATTAACCCATTAAATTGGAAGAGATACCTTCACTTCTTACTGCTTTTTTTTTCCTCCGCTTTGTATAAAAAACTTCTGTGCAGATATGGTGTACAGAGAGAAGGAAATATTATTCTATATCATTAA
- a CDS encoding tetratricopeptide repeat protein — MNKNHAKVKCFFPIFLLIITLTACEEKGKLKISEEVAKTDPMKSERTVSDYEEAIRNFKELLKKEPDNVILLISLGNAYFDIGHDMEAIKVYRKALEIYPDNVAVRTDLGTAYRRIGQPDKALEEYRKSLAIDPRHSISRYNMGVVLLWDKKKMEEAITVWEELLRIDPYFVLAEELKNNIKLLKDMLKEARERKT, encoded by the coding sequence ATGAATAAAAATCATGCAAAAGTAAAATGCTTTTTCCCAATCTTTCTTCTCATTATTACCCTGACGGCCTGCGAGGAGAAGGGAAAGCTCAAGATCAGTGAAGAAGTGGCAAAAACCGATCCCATGAAGTCTGAACGAACAGTATCAGACTATGAGGAAGCAATCCGCAATTTCAAGGAACTTCTCAAAAAAGAACCCGACAACGTAATACTCCTCATCTCTCTCGGCAACGCCTATTTCGATATCGGTCACGACATGGAAGCCATCAAGGTTTACAGGAAAGCCCTGGAAATCTATCCCGACAATGTGGCCGTCAGAACGGACCTGGGAACAGCTTACCGCAGAATCGGCCAGCCGGACAAAGCGCTGGAAGAGTACAGGAAAAGCCTTGCCATAGATCCACGCCATTCCATATCGAGATATAATATGGGTGTCGTTCTTTTATGGGACAAGAAAAAAATGGAAGAAGCCATCACTGTCTGGGAAGAATTACTGCGAATTGATCCCTACTTTGTCCTTGCCGAGGAACTGAAAAATAACATAAAGCTTTTAAAAGACATGCTGAAAGAAGCGAGAGAGAGAAAGACGTAA
- the rfaE2 gene encoding D-glycero-beta-D-manno-heptose 1-phosphate adenylyltransferase, with protein sequence MKSKFKVIHELKETLGAIRKTGGKIVFTNGCFDILHVGHVRYLREAKALGDYLVIALNSDSSVRGLKGSKRPIVTQTERAEVLASLESVDFVTIFDESDPYHVINELKPDFLVKGGDWGEGEIIGSDIVKDNGGQVLRIPFVEGSSSTNIVEKIIERYCGA encoded by the coding sequence TTGAAAAGCAAATTTAAAGTAATCCACGAACTAAAAGAGACATTAGGGGCAATTCGGAAGACAGGCGGTAAAATTGTTTTTACCAACGGCTGTTTCGATATTCTTCACGTGGGACATGTAAGGTATCTCAGGGAAGCTAAAGCGCTCGGCGACTATCTTGTTATTGCGCTTAATAGTGACAGTTCGGTGAGAGGGCTCAAGGGAAGCAAAAGACCCATTGTGACCCAGACGGAAAGGGCAGAGGTGCTTGCATCACTGGAATCCGTTGATTTTGTAACCATATTTGACGAGTCCGATCCCTATCATGTAATTAATGAACTTAAACCCGACTTTCTCGTTAAAGGGGGCGACTGGGGTGAGGGAGAAATCATCGGGAGTGATATCGTTAAAGACAATGGCGGGCAAGTTTTACGAATCCCTTTCGTTGAAGGATCATCTTCAACCAATATTGTTGAAAAGATTATAGAAAGGTACTGCGGCGCGTAA
- a CDS encoding glycosyltransferase family 4 protein, with protein MRIAVIIDIWEPLIGGSQSHVREIAYRLVNNHGFEVDIFTRSLIYNSRTCKDNEEYFHGKLRIIRVAPATRLSNTWGRIATLWTVAWKVAVENRKKDYDLIHAHSILGGAMGKVASYLTGKPLIFTVHGSMNLDRGVKNIDYFIEKWILTQISYDKLISVAKGFLKYRNVNKNIEIIPNGVSIHDFDMIRGETKADYLKIIFVGRLHWQKGIDTLIEAIKILKDKQETLLDRKKVQLHLIGYGFDMSKYKKMTSRYGLNEQIIFRGKIRGENLIREYKSSHLFILPSLCEGQPITFLEAMASKLPVLTTHAADNADILSSETGWKVEANNPEALANKLAEIINLDKNILAKMGIRGYETVKSNYTLDNLVTKTIDAYKSLRTSA; from the coding sequence ATGAGAATAGCAGTCATAATAGATATTTGGGAGCCCCTTATCGGTGGCAGCCAAAGCCATGTGCGTGAAATTGCTTACCGCCTGGTAAACAATCATGGTTTCGAGGTAGACATCTTCACCCGGTCACTTATCTATAATTCCAGGACCTGCAAAGACAATGAAGAATACTTCCATGGTAAATTAAGGATTATAAGAGTCGCTCCGGCAACCCGCTTAAGCAATACATGGGGGCGAATTGCAACGCTGTGGACCGTTGCATGGAAAGTTGCGGTTGAAAACAGGAAAAAAGATTATGACCTGATCCACGCCCATTCCATCCTGGGAGGCGCCATGGGCAAAGTGGCCTCATACCTGACGGGAAAACCACTTATTTTTACGGTCCACGGATCAATGAACCTGGACAGGGGAGTCAAAAATATTGATTATTTTATAGAAAAGTGGATACTTACTCAAATCAGTTATGACAAGTTAATTTCTGTTGCAAAGGGTTTTTTGAAATATAGAAATGTAAATAAAAATATTGAAATCATTCCCAATGGTGTATCAATCCATGATTTTGATATGATCCGCGGTGAAACAAAAGCGGATTATCTTAAAATCATTTTTGTCGGAAGACTGCATTGGCAAAAAGGGATAGACACACTTATTGAAGCAATAAAAATACTGAAAGATAAACAGGAAACCTTGCTGGATAGAAAAAAAGTGCAACTGCACCTGATAGGATACGGCTTTGATATGTCCAAATATAAAAAAATGACAAGCCGGTACGGATTAAATGAGCAAATAATATTTCGGGGAAAAATAAGAGGAGAAAACTTAATTAGAGAGTATAAGAGCAGCCACCTATTCATTTTGCCCAGCCTTTGTGAAGGACAACCGATTACTTTTCTCGAAGCAATGGCGTCAAAACTGCCTGTACTAACAACTCATGCGGCAGATAATGCCGACATATTAAGTTCAGAGACAGGCTGGAAAGTAGAAGCGAATAATCCTGAAGCATTGGCTAATAAACTTGCCGAAATTATAAATTTAGATAAAAATATATTAGCAAAAATGGGCATCAGGGGATATGAAACGGTAAAAAGCAACTATACGCTGGACAATCTTGTCACCAAAACCATAGATGCCTATAAATCTCTAAGGACAAGTGCATGA
- a CDS encoding cyclic nucleotide-binding domain-containing protein: MDGDVLKKISFFDTLTADELNEVLALTKQEDFKGGDKIFSEGDKGDKLYIIIAGAIRISKSIPGMGEEALSILRTGDYFGEMALIEDITRTADATAHEGSSLISISKEDLQSLMEKNREMGYKILTKFVGTLSRRLRETNDKLRSFFAMSGGF, from the coding sequence ATGGATGGAGACGTTTTGAAAAAGATCAGTTTTTTCGATACCTTGACTGCTGATGAGCTAAATGAGGTGCTCGCCCTTACAAAACAGGAAGACTTCAAAGGCGGAGACAAAATCTTTAGTGAAGGCGATAAAGGTGACAAGCTCTACATTATTATTGCCGGTGCCATAAGGATCAGCAAAAGTATTCCCGGTATGGGAGAAGAGGCGCTCAGCATTCTTAGAACGGGTGACTATTTTGGAGAAATGGCATTAATCGAAGATATTACCCGAACAGCTGATGCAACGGCCCATGAAGGCTCTTCACTTATCAGCATTTCAAAAGAAGATCTCCAGTCTCTTATGGAGAAGAACCGTGAAATGGGTTATAAAATTCTCACAAAATTTGTGGGAACTCTCTCACGGCGTTTGAGGGAGACTAATGATAAACTGCGTTCCTTCTTTGCCATGTCGGGAGGGTTTTGA
- the folK gene encoding 2-amino-4-hydroxy-6-hydroxymethyldihydropteridine diphosphokinase, translating to MQHEGYLSLGSNMGDRAGNCLKAIEILGKIKETKLVSQSSLYETAPIGYEDQAPFINMAVKIITAMNAPGLLSHIKAIEKSLGRVRTFKWGPRLIDIDILFFDDEIISGPGLKVPHPAMEDRAFVLLPLAEIGSEFIHPLKKTSVAQMAKEVPRKESVKRITV from the coding sequence ATGCAACACGAAGGATACCTTTCACTAGGGTCAAATATGGGAGACCGGGCAGGAAACTGCCTCAAGGCAATTGAAATACTGGGTAAAATAAAAGAAACGAAACTTGTCTCGCAATCATCTCTTTATGAAACCGCCCCCATTGGTTATGAAGACCAGGCGCCTTTTATTAATATGGCCGTTAAGATCATTACAGCCATGAATGCCCCCGGTCTGCTTTCTCATATCAAAGCGATTGAAAAATCACTGGGAAGGGTCAGGACATTCAAATGGGGACCGAGACTGATCGATATCGATATTCTTTTTTTTGATGACGAAATTATCTCCGGGCCGGGACTTAAGGTACCCCATCCCGCCATGGAGGACAGGGCTTTTGTGCTTCTTCCCCTTGCTGAGATAGGGAGTGAATTTATACATCCCCTAAAAAAAACAAGCGTCGCTCAAATGGCAAAAGAAGTTCCCCGTAAAGAAAGTGTAAAGAGGATTACGGTCTGA
- the menA gene encoding 1,4-dihydroxy-2-naphthoate octaprenyltransferase, whose protein sequence is MSCVESSQEKIWKPSLYLKALRAPFLSATTLPMILGGLLALKEKEGSMLLFALIITCGALINLATNTLNDYFDYIKGCDNKETPRTPFSGGSGLIVDGLLTTEEVSRLSTVLIFFAFTSGLVILTLSPANPFIVLLLGLGGIFLGYAYSAPPFSLSSRGLGELAVFLACGPLSVIAPCYIMSGAFSTTSLFASLPPGLMTTAILWINQFPDFESDRKSGKRNLLVRIGREKGRLFYFMLLMAAAGTLVFASLASFLPMASLWGLAFLIPLPGAAKILAKNDKNPEKLIPAMALTILSQTLLSIAMILAVII, encoded by the coding sequence ATGAGCTGCGTTGAATCAAGTCAAGAAAAAATATGGAAACCCTCTCTTTACCTGAAGGCATTGAGAGCACCCTTTCTTTCGGCAACAACACTTCCCATGATCCTCGGCGGATTGCTTGCACTAAAAGAAAAAGAAGGAAGCATGCTTCTCTTTGCGCTCATTATTACCTGCGGAGCGCTTATTAATCTTGCAACCAATACACTCAATGACTATTTCGATTATATCAAAGGCTGTGACAATAAGGAAACGCCACGAACACCATTTAGCGGTGGCAGCGGTCTTATTGTTGATGGACTGCTCACCACTGAAGAGGTATCGAGATTATCGACTGTACTTATTTTTTTTGCATTTACCTCAGGACTTGTCATACTCACGCTGAGCCCTGCCAATCCTTTTATCGTATTACTTCTTGGCCTTGGCGGTATTTTTCTCGGCTATGCGTACAGCGCACCGCCATTTAGCCTGTCTTCAAGAGGTCTTGGCGAATTGGCCGTTTTTTTAGCCTGTGGCCCCCTTTCCGTCATTGCGCCCTGCTACATTATGAGCGGTGCTTTTTCAACGACATCTCTTTTTGCCTCCCTTCCACCGGGACTCATGACGACGGCAATTCTCTGGATCAACCAGTTTCCTGATTTTGAAAGTGATAGAAAGTCGGGCAAGAGAAATCTTCTTGTCAGGATAGGAAGAGAAAAAGGACGGCTTTTTTATTTTATGCTCCTAATGGCTGCTGCGGGCACTCTTGTTTTTGCATCTCTGGCTTCCTTCCTTCCTATGGCAAGTCTTTGGGGGCTCGCCTTTCTTATTCCCTTGCCAGGGGCAGCAAAAATACTGGCAAAAAACGATAAAAACCCTGAAAAACTTATTCCCGCCATGGCCCTTACCATCCTGTCCCAGACCCTTCTGTCCATTGCCATGATCCTGGCAGTCATCATCTGA
- a CDS encoding desulfoferrodoxin family protein yields MTIFICKVCGHVEFGSVPDNCPVCHVPKENFSQNDKLFDEAAEKNREGAPKHTPFIVVKKDCGLIPHAGCIDIHVKIGEVLHPMEDGHHIMFIDCYLDDNYVGRASLTPSLNGAAAFHLKASGSKVRIVELCNLHGHWQAEAAI; encoded by the coding sequence ATGACTATATTTATATGCAAGGTCTGCGGTCATGTAGAGTTTGGCTCTGTACCGGATAATTGCCCTGTTTGCCATGTGCCTAAAGAGAATTTCTCACAAAATGATAAGCTCTTTGATGAGGCCGCTGAAAAAAACAGGGAGGGTGCGCCAAAGCACACCCCTTTCATTGTTGTAAAAAAAGATTGCGGACTCATTCCCCATGCCGGCTGTATTGATATTCACGTGAAGATTGGAGAAGTCCTTCATCCCATGGAGGATGGCCATCATATTATGTTTATTGACTGTTACCTCGATGACAACTATGTGGGCAGGGCAAGCCTCACCCCTTCCCTTAACGGTGCTGCCGCCTTTCATTTGAAAGCAAGTGGTTCAAAGGTTCGCATCGTTGAACTATGCAACCTTCACGGCCACTGGCAGGCTGAAGCTGCTATCTGA
- a CDS encoding rhomboid family intramembrane serine protease has translation MSAQRQVTSGIACRTSDKKCCEEAAMVLEAVGIDSQVLFFDGEFLLIVRPEDEFEAREQLVLYAHENEDISKSKPRVPPLSRGLDGTLLYVTLLILVDGLIKGNDSSRTLLEAGSANAGLIWQGQWWRAVTALTLHADIVHLTGNIAFGSLFGLFACQALGSGVAWFSILMAGAAGNILSASLQTPSHTSIGASTAVFAALGIQAAYTCVFWRGLSQNKIRRWSPIVGGIMLLAFLGGPGPKIDVLSHVTGFLAGSITGALFGLWGMKYTESGTWQTISGALALFIIALSWSLALNPQLS, from the coding sequence ATGAGTGCTCAACGGCAAGTCACTTCAGGTATTGCATGCAGGACATCAGACAAAAAGTGTTGTGAGGAAGCGGCCATGGTCCTTGAAGCCGTCGGGATTGACTCACAGGTACTCTTTTTTGATGGCGAATTTCTTCTTATTGTAAGACCTGAAGATGAGTTTGAGGCAAGGGAGCAACTCGTCTTATATGCCCATGAAAACGAGGACATATCAAAAAGCAAACCACGCGTCCCCCCTCTTTCAAGAGGACTTGACGGCACCCTTTTATACGTAACCCTGCTTATCCTTGTTGACGGGCTCATAAAAGGTAACGACTCCAGCCGGACGCTGCTTGAAGCAGGGAGCGCAAATGCGGGACTCATATGGCAGGGCCAGTGGTGGAGGGCAGTGACGGCTCTCACATTGCATGCAGACATTGTTCATCTCACAGGAAATATTGCTTTCGGAAGCCTGTTCGGGCTCTTTGCCTGCCAGGCCCTGGGTTCCGGCGTTGCATGGTTCAGCATTCTTATGGCCGGTGCCGCAGGTAATATTCTAAGTGCCTCTTTGCAGACACCGTCACATACTTCCATCGGCGCATCGACTGCAGTATTTGCAGCCCTCGGCATTCAGGCGGCTTATACCTGTGTTTTCTGGCGCGGGCTGTCGCAAAATAAAATCAGGCGGTGGTCACCCATTGTGGGGGGGATTATGCTTCTCGCCTTTCTGGGGGGACCGGGACCCAAAATTGATGTCCTGTCCCATGTAACAGGTTTCCTGGCTGGTTCTATCACCGGGGCCCTCTTTGGTCTATGGGGTATGAAGTATACAGAGAGTGGAACATGGCAAACGATAAGTGGCGCTTTAGCTTTATTTATTATAGCCCTCTCCTGGTCTCTTGCTTTAAACCCCCAACTTTCGTAA